From one Amphiura filiformis chromosome 13, Afil_fr2py, whole genome shotgun sequence genomic stretch:
- the LOC140168509 gene encoding uncharacterized protein, whose product MSMTEEELEDFFDELKRELEPKIDYLKARDEYFTKEALDAITFIAGTFEVLGKNEYCKKICIRMVDFVLDHGLAQLMVKIVKSTGKVGCEFRYQSAGIISAAVEHFSSELRQQFRVQLCKSGIIRHLVKELDSYDPYTKDPKQRILIISASWDLSNLRLTPNVIPIYRAANAVNVLMKFAEADYVMTTIDSLSVIAFIANEKESERLATSGKCIVTMLDICKKAAQSDDKEYSFKIKIDEENEKVFHISLLEHVRGINDLASNDANKDSIVQHGGVPILTAILRPEYTDGMKQAVVEALWKTSFMESNLDAILTHLTFTDTQALEELKKMRSEGSPKLRDACQGLLHQLGLIDIHEESPVEKQTEPSVSPSPSSSSVRPRQPPPSYQETMDAPHVMISYQWEHQERAKKVRDMLQAKGYHVWMDVDKMEGNLLVSMANAVEKAAAVLVCFSRSYKSSVNCQGEAIYAREQQKPIIPVKIEDYTPDGWLGFLIAGKKYIRAYDDNVLDTDMRDLLRELGNKGRAV is encoded by the exons ATGTCGATGACAGAGGAGGAGCTAGAAGATTTTTTTGATGAACTGAAACGAGAACTTGAGCCCAAGATAGATTATCTAAAAGCACGTGATGAATATTTTACAAAGGAAGCGTTAGATGCGATTACATTTATCGCAGGAACCTTTGAAGTTCTTGGCAAGAATGAATACTGCAAGAAGATTTGCATCAGGATGGTTGACTTCGTGCTAGATCATGGTTTGGCGCAATTGATGGTGAAGATTGTGAAATCTACAGGAAAGGTTGGGTGTGAATTTAGGTATCAAAGTGCAGGGATCATATCTGCCGCTGTGGAGCACTTCTCATCAGAACTACGCCAACAATTCAGAGTACAGCTTTGTAAGAGCGGTATAATACGGCATCTTGTAAAAGAATTAGATTCCTACGATCCATATACAAAGGATCCAAAACAACGGATTCTTATAATTAGTGCGTCTTGGGATTTGAGCAACCTGCGCTTGACACCAAACGTCATTCCTATCTATCGAGCGGCAAATGCCGTTAACGTCCTGATGAAATTCGCTGAGGCGGATTATGTTATGACTACAATTGACAGTCTATCAGTAATCGCCTTCATTGCAAATGAAAAGGAAAGTGAACGATTGGCAACATCAGGAAAATGTATAGTAACTATGCTGGATATTTGCAAAAAAGCAGCTCAGTCTGATGATAAAGAGTACTCGTTTAAAATCAAAATAGATGAAGAAAATGAGAAGGTATTTCATATTAGCCTTTTGGAACATGTGAGGGGTATAAACGATCTTGCAAGCAATGATGCCAACAAGGATTCCATAGTACAACATGGGGGTGTACCAATCCTAACCGCGATATTGAGACCTGAGTATACAGATGGTATGAAACAAGCAGTAGTGGAAGCACTGTGGAAGACATCCTTCATGGAGAGCAACCTAGACGCGATTCTTACTCATTTGACATTTACGGATACTCAAGCATTAGAAG aacTGAAGAAAATGCGATCGGAAGGAAGTCCTAAACTTCGTGACGCATGCCAAGGTCTTCTGCACCAGCTAGGCCTCATTGACATTCATGAGGAGTCTCCAGTGGAAAAACAGACAGAACCATCAGTATCTCCTTCCCCATCGTCGTCATCGGTGCGTCCTCGTCAGCCTCCACCTTCATATCAAGAAACCATGGACGCACCTCATGTAATGATAAGCTACCAATGGGAGCATCAGGAGAGGGCGAAGAAAGTCAGAGATATGCTCCAGGCAAAGGGTTATCACGTCTGGATGGACGTAGACAAGATGG AGGGCAATCTTCTTGTGTCGATGGCTAATGCCGTGGAGAAGGCAGCTGCAGTTCTCGTCTGTTTTTCCAGGTCCTATAAATCAAGCGTCAACTGTCAGGGAG AGGCTATCTACGCCCGGGAACAACAAAAACCAATAATTCCAGTGAAGATAGAAGACTACACACCAGACGGCTGGCTGGGGTTCCTTATCGCTGGCAAGAAATATATCAGAGCTTATGATGACAATGTCCTGGACACAGACATGAGAGATTTGTTGCGTGAATTGGGTAACAAAGGAAGAGCTGTGTag